The genomic DNA GAAGCAGCCGACGCCGGAGTCGGCGCCCAGGTAGTCGGCACCGTGGCACGAGGTGCAGGCGGCGGCGCTGTTGGCGCGCACCTCGGCGCCGTGCCGATCGCCGGCGGCCCAGCCCTCGGGGTGGTTGCCGTTGGGACCGTCGTGGCACTGGTAGCAGCTGACGGCGCTCCAGCCGCCGAGGTAGTCGGCGCCGTGGCAGGCGACACACGAGCCGGAGCCGTTGGCGACCACGAAGGCGCCGTGCTCCGGCTGGGTGGCCCAGTCGACCGGGTGCCCGCCCGGGCCGTCGTGGCACTCGAAGCAGCTGCGGCCCGAGGTGCCGCCCTGGAAGTCGGCGCCGTGGCAGAGGGCGCACGCGGTCGCGCTGTTGGCGCGCACGTTCGCGCCGTGCTGGTCGCCTGCGGCCCAGCCCTCGGGGTGGCCGCTCACGCCGGCGTGGCAGTCGAAGCAGCTGACGCCGCTCCAGCCGCCGCTGAAGTCCTCGCCGTGGCAGGGGATGCAGCCCGCGGTGCCGTCGGCGATGACGGCGGCGCCGTGGGCGTCGGGCTCGGCCCAGCCGGTGGGATGTCCGCCGGGGCCGTCGTGGCACTTGCTGCAGCTCGGGGCGCGGTCGTCGCCCTGCAGGTCTTCGCCGTGGCAGGTGCGGCAGCTGGCCGTGGCCCGGGCGGCGACGTAGGCGCCGTGGAAATCCGGATCCACCGCCTTCATCCAGCTGGGCGGATGGGCGGTCAGGTCGGGGTCGTCGACGCGCTCGGCGCAGCTGGACAGGAGCGCGCCCGCGCCGAGCAGGACCACGAGGGCGACGGCGAGGCGTGCGGTGCGGTGGCGGGCGGGATGCGTGGTGGCCATCTCAGCCTCCTTGGTGACAGCGGGCGCACGTCGGTTCGGCGGCCCCGGTCTCGTGGCAGGCGATGCAGCTCTCGATGTCGAAGAGCCCTTCGGCGGCGTGGCGGCCACCGCCCGCGGTGACCCAGTCGGTGCGCGAGTGGTCGCCCGGCAGCACGCGCTCGGCGAGGTGGCAGCTGCTGCAGAACTGGGGTTCGCGGTGGCACGTGGCGCAATCGGCCTCGTGGCCGCGGGCGTCGAGGGCGTGGTTGTAGGCGTAGTTCAGGTCGTGGCTGCGCGGCCGGATGTCGTCGCCGGCGTGGCATTCGGCGCAGGTCGTGCGGGTGTGGCACAGGAAGCACGCCTGCTCGTCCTGGCGGGCACAGACGCCGTGGGCGGACCGCCACTGGGCGCCGTGGTCGGCGGGCAGGAGGTCCTGGTCCGCCTCGTGGCAGAGGCGGCAGTCGGTGTAGCGATCGGCCGTGGCGTGGCACG from bacterium includes the following:
- a CDS encoding cytochrome c3 family protein, whose product is MTRTLTLPVLLLVLIATGLHAQDGGPDHIIFPHDLHFENEVECAVCHEDARDSASPSDRLLPDMDVCADCHDVDDDTGCATCHSNVDEAGDYPRPDFGAGRFSHAAHLARDMACAACHGDPAAAHPVLPTKPDCRACHATADRYTDCRLCHEADQDLLPADHGAQWRSAHGVCARQDEQACFLCHTRTTCAECHAGDDIRPRSHDLNYAYNHALDARGHEADCATCHREPQFCSSCHLAERVLPGDHSRTDWVTAGGGRHAAEGLFDIESCIACHETGAAEPTCARCHQGG